One genomic region from Halorussus rarus encodes:
- a CDS encoding DUF5778 family protein, translating into MDDAVDEDLYRRTKRLLEPGDIELNGAIVRTDLGSDEETEMHQATVDVGEIIAEHAGIDPTDTFVYSGTDDPEFASNQHQGRLLDDESFVWECQQLLREGTFDVVFYYEAGADHEAILEDVRDLGFDVTGVEG; encoded by the coding sequence ATGGACGACGCAGTCGATGAGGACCTCTACCGCCGGACGAAACGGTTGCTCGAACCCGGCGACATCGAACTCAACGGAGCCATCGTCCGGACCGACCTCGGGAGCGACGAGGAGACCGAGATGCATCAGGCGACCGTCGACGTGGGCGAGATAATCGCCGAGCACGCCGGCATCGACCCGACCGACACCTTCGTCTACTCGGGCACCGACGACCCCGAGTTCGCGTCGAACCAGCACCAGGGGCGGTTGCTCGACGACGAGTCGTTCGTCTGGGAGTGCCAGCAGCTCCTCCGGGAGGGCACCTTCGACGTGGTGTTCTACTACGAGGCCGGCGCCGACCACGAGGCCATCCTCGAGGACGTGCGCGACCTCGGGTTCGACGTCACCGGCGTCGAGGGGTGA
- a CDS encoding cold-shock protein, whose amino-acid sequence MAKGTVDFFNDTGGYGFIDTEDSEEDVFFHMEDIGGPDLEEGQEVEFEIEQADKGPRAKNLERL is encoded by the coding sequence ATGGCGAAAGGTACGGTTGATTTCTTCAACGACACCGGCGGTTACGGTTTCATCGACACAGAGGATTCCGAGGAAGACGTGTTCTTCCACATGGAGGACATCGGCGGTCCGGACCTCGAAGAAGGGCAGGAAGTCGAGTTCGAAATAGAGCAGGCGGACAAGGGTCCGCGGGCGAAGAACCTCGAACGCCTGTAA
- the uppS gene encoding polyprenyl diphosphate synthase: MFTWVQRRARAAYERLLRREISGAPTHVAVIQDGNRRYASKQGGDAPDGHRAGAQTTEQVLNWCQDMGVEELTLYTFSTENFDRPDHENQALFDLLEEKLYEFGDDDRVHDGEVCIRVIGDREQLPERVQEATEYAERRTADYDSFTLNVALAYGGRNELLGATREVARAVEAGELDPDDIDVSEIEDRLYDSPVRDVDLIIRTGGDERTSNFLPWHANGNEAAVFFCTPYWPEFSKVDFLRGIRTYESREESWRRARAKRALALVKAVGGVELAEARSIVDRFRGNSPEESSVEELGIDDLRIEEIEVESETSMD, translated from the coding sequence ATGTTCACGTGGGTACAGCGGCGCGCCCGGGCCGCATACGAACGACTCCTCAGACGGGAGATCTCCGGAGCGCCGACGCACGTCGCCGTCATCCAGGACGGGAACCGACGCTACGCCAGCAAGCAGGGCGGCGACGCCCCGGACGGACACCGCGCGGGCGCACAGACGACCGAGCAGGTACTGAACTGGTGTCAGGACATGGGCGTCGAAGAGCTGACGCTGTACACCTTCTCGACCGAGAACTTCGACCGGCCGGACCACGAGAATCAGGCGCTCTTCGACCTGTTAGAGGAGAAGCTCTACGAGTTCGGCGACGACGACCGCGTCCACGACGGCGAGGTGTGCATCCGGGTCATCGGCGACCGGGAGCAGCTCCCCGAGCGCGTTCAGGAGGCAACCGAGTACGCCGAGCGCCGGACCGCAGACTACGACTCGTTCACCCTCAACGTCGCGCTGGCCTACGGCGGCCGGAACGAACTCCTCGGGGCCACCCGCGAGGTCGCCCGCGCGGTCGAGGCCGGCGAGCTCGACCCCGATGACATCGACGTCTCGGAGATCGAAGACCGGCTGTACGACAGCCCGGTCCGCGACGTCGACCTCATCATCCGGACCGGCGGCGACGAGCGCACCTCGAACTTCCTCCCGTGGCACGCCAACGGCAACGAGGCGGCGGTATTCTTCTGCACACCCTACTGGCCCGAGTTCTCGAAGGTGGACTTCCTCCGGGGCATCCGGACCTACGAGTCCCGCGAGGAGTCGTGGCGCCGTGCGCGGGCCAAGCGCGCGCTGGCGCTGGTGAAGGCGGTCGGCGGCGTGGAACTGGCGGAGGCCCGCAGTATCGTCGACCGGTTCCGCGGGAACTCCCCCGAGGAGTCCAGCGTCGAGGAACTGGGCATCGACGACCTGCGGATCGAGGAGATAGAGGTCGAGAGCGAGACGTCGATGGACTAA
- a CDS encoding undecaprenyl diphosphate synthase family protein: MGLYDRYLAARLRRHEADPPGHVAVNITERDLLEQGAYATLEAFFEWAFEYDVERITVYVSVLDPDAAPTLRRELEQVSAPRELAVRGPEDTQRADAPIQVSIGLGGKHEFAGAVRKIAENVRDGELTAEQVDETDVENHLVFPENPDLVLKTGAERLSDFMIWQSVYSELYFTDVNWRDFRKRDYLRALLDYKNRQRRFGR, translated from the coding sequence GTGGGACTGTACGACCGGTATCTCGCCGCCCGCCTCCGGAGACACGAGGCCGACCCGCCGGGTCACGTCGCGGTCAACATCACCGAGCGCGACCTCCTGGAGCAGGGGGCGTACGCGACCCTGGAGGCGTTCTTCGAGTGGGCGTTCGAGTACGACGTCGAGCGCATCACCGTCTACGTCAGCGTCCTCGACCCCGACGCGGCCCCGACGCTCCGGCGCGAGCTCGAGCAGGTGTCGGCGCCCCGCGAGCTGGCTGTCCGCGGCCCCGAGGACACCCAGCGGGCCGACGCGCCCATCCAGGTCTCCATCGGCCTGGGCGGCAAGCACGAGTTCGCGGGCGCGGTCCGGAAGATCGCCGAGAACGTCCGCGACGGCGAGCTGACCGCCGAGCAGGTCGACGAGACCGACGTCGAGAACCACCTGGTGTTCCCGGAGAACCCCGACCTCGTGCTCAAGACCGGCGCCGAGCGGCTCTCGGACTTCATGATTTGGCAGTCGGTGTACTCGGAGCTGTACTTCACCGACGTGAACTGGCGGGACTTCCGGAAGCGCGACTACCTCCGCGCGCTGCTGGACTACAAGAACCGCCAGCGGCGATTCGGTCGGTAG
- a CDS encoding DUF92 domain-containing protein, whose protein sequence is MTTRVRRAAAYAAVSTLALAAPAMEWAAAVAFGALAMVGLSVTDGPVFEWFARPADRQEGRLHGLAGFAFAASGLALLTSFAGLPDHVFVASVLVVGYGNLAQQVAWEYDAESILRTGAFVTAALLAAVAGQVLALRLQGRPVALPEIVFLAASGALLAGLLRSVLFARDDPLVMLSVAFLLWLFADLTVVVTVDGIAVALAVTALFGYISWALDAASIPGMMTGALLAMLTIVLGGYGWFAVLIAFFGIGSLSTKFRYEEKAARGVAEDNEGARGSGNVLGNAAVALVAVLAYAARDPLTVPGDVFLFAFAGSIATAMSDTLSSEIGGIFDDPRLITTLERVEPGTDGGVTWQGELAGVGGAAVVAGIAALLFESVGAPGAAVITLAGAGGMTMDSLLGATLEGDRLGNQAVNFLATLTGALVGAGLAVVALA, encoded by the coding sequence GTGACGACCAGAGTTCGGCGCGCGGCGGCGTACGCCGCCGTCTCGACGCTGGCGCTCGCGGCTCCGGCGATGGAGTGGGCGGCAGCGGTGGCGTTCGGCGCGCTCGCGATGGTCGGCCTGTCGGTCACCGACGGGCCGGTGTTCGAGTGGTTCGCCCGGCCCGCGGACCGGCAGGAGGGCCGGCTCCACGGGCTGGCCGGGTTCGCCTTCGCGGCGTCCGGGCTGGCGCTGTTGACGTCGTTCGCCGGCCTGCCCGACCACGTCTTCGTCGCCAGCGTCCTGGTCGTCGGCTACGGCAACCTCGCCCAGCAGGTCGCCTGGGAGTACGACGCCGAGTCGATACTCCGGACCGGCGCGTTCGTCACCGCCGCGCTGCTGGCGGCGGTGGCCGGACAGGTGCTCGCGCTCCGCCTCCAGGGCCGCCCGGTCGCGCTCCCGGAAATCGTCTTCCTGGCTGCCAGCGGGGCGCTGCTGGCCGGGCTGCTCCGCTCGGTCCTGTTCGCCCGCGACGACCCGCTGGTGATGCTGTCGGTCGCGTTCCTGCTGTGGCTGTTCGCCGACCTCACCGTGGTGGTGACCGTCGACGGCATCGCGGTCGCGCTCGCGGTGACCGCGCTGTTCGGCTACATCTCGTGGGCGCTCGACGCCGCGTCGATTCCGGGGATGATGACCGGCGCGCTCCTGGCGATGCTCACCATCGTCCTCGGCGGCTACGGCTGGTTCGCGGTGCTCATCGCGTTCTTCGGCATCGGGAGCCTCTCGACCAAGTTCCGCTACGAGGAGAAGGCCGCCCGCGGCGTCGCCGAGGACAACGAGGGCGCGCGCGGGAGCGGCAACGTCCTCGGGAACGCCGCGGTGGCGCTGGTGGCCGTCCTCGCCTACGCGGCCCGCGATCCGCTCACGGTCCCCGGCGACGTCTTCCTGTTCGCGTTCGCCGGCTCCATCGCCACCGCGATGAGCGACACCCTCTCCTCGGAGATCGGCGGCATCTTCGACGACCCGCGGCTCATCACCACGCTGGAGCGGGTCGAACCCGGCACCGACGGCGGGGTGACCTGGCAGGGCGAACTCGCTGGCGTCGGCGGCGCGGCGGTCGTGGCGGGGATCGCGGCCCTGCTGTTCGAGAGCGTCGGAGCCCCCGGCGCGGCCGTCATCACGCTCGCGGGCGCGGGCGGGATGACGATGGACAGCCTCCTCGGCGCGACCCTCGAGGGCGACCGTCTCGGCAATCAGGCCGTCAACTTCCTCGCCACCCTGACGGGCGCGCTGGTCGGCGCGGGCCTGGCGGTGGTCGCTCTGGCGTGA
- a CDS encoding GNAT family N-acetyltransferase, whose protein sequence is MIRPARSADRERLREVQTSLREPNPALLTYALDGPPVALVSTTPGDRPVGYLVAFHDEVVGYVAEIAVEPTHRREGRARCLLAGAFERLRDAGCSRVRLTVHPANGAARSLYESVDFEEIGRETDYYADGSPGITMERPL, encoded by the coding sequence GTGATTCGACCCGCCCGCTCGGCAGACCGCGAGCGCCTCCGTGAGGTTCAGACGTCCCTCCGCGAGCCGAATCCCGCGCTGCTGACCTACGCCCTCGACGGCCCGCCGGTCGCACTGGTGTCGACGACGCCCGGCGACCGGCCGGTCGGCTACCTCGTCGCGTTCCACGACGAGGTGGTCGGGTACGTCGCCGAGATCGCCGTCGAGCCGACGCACCGCCGCGAGGGCCGCGCGCGGTGCCTCCTCGCGGGCGCCTTCGAGCGTCTGCGGGACGCGGGCTGTTCCCGGGTCCGCCTGACGGTCCACCCGGCGAACGGCGCCGCCAGGAGCCTCTACGAGTCGGTCGACTTCGAGGAGATCGGTCGGGAAACCGACTACTACGCCGACGGGAGCCCGGGGATAACGATGGAGCGACCGCTCTGA
- the dnaG gene encoding DNA primase DnaG yields the protein MDDTAKYVIHADITADGVVERSDVVGAVFGQTEGLLGDDLDLRDLQQSSKLGRIDVDVDSENGQSFGTITISSSLDKVETSILAAALETISRVGPCRATVSIAGIEDVRAAKRRKVVERAKQLLSDSFDEDVMSSREIMEEVRQSVRVEDIAEYEGLPAGPRVTDSDAIVVVEGRADVLNLLKYGVKNAIAVEGTNVPDAVAELTQNRTVTAFLDGDRGGDLIRKELAQVGDIDYVAFAPANKSVEDLARHEVMSALRSKRPFEESMVEEAPEAEDNDAETDDADADDAQASATDSPAGEAGPAATDGSARPAPETDGAVGPTPDAAAEVADAESPDTADAGGADAGSVGDGPASETVATDAEPESTAPDASTDDSSTPDEPAGTADESTATPDAEADDAQPATLREHVAAVVDAETGTARLLNDAFETVAEVAAENAFDAVERADEPPYAVVVDATVDQRLLDVSAQRGVGQVVGAGVDEFVKQPADVRVRTADQF from the coding sequence ATGGACGACACAGCCAAATACGTCATTCACGCCGACATCACCGCCGACGGGGTGGTAGAACGGAGTGACGTCGTCGGGGCGGTCTTCGGCCAGACCGAGGGCCTGCTCGGCGACGACCTGGACCTCCGTGACCTCCAGCAGTCATCCAAGCTCGGCCGCATCGACGTCGACGTCGACAGCGAGAACGGACAGTCGTTCGGGACCATCACGATATCGTCGAGTCTCGACAAGGTAGAGACCTCCATCCTCGCCGCGGCGCTGGAGACCATCAGTCGCGTCGGCCCCTGCCGGGCCACCGTCTCCATCGCCGGCATCGAGGACGTGCGGGCCGCCAAGCGCCGCAAGGTGGTCGAGCGCGCCAAGCAGCTCCTCTCGGACTCGTTCGACGAGGACGTGATGTCCTCCCGCGAGATCATGGAGGAGGTCCGCCAGAGCGTCCGCGTCGAGGACATCGCCGAGTACGAGGGTCTGCCGGCCGGCCCCCGAGTGACCGACAGCGACGCCATCGTCGTGGTCGAGGGCCGGGCCGACGTGCTCAACCTGCTGAAGTACGGCGTCAAGAACGCCATCGCGGTCGAGGGGACCAACGTCCCCGACGCGGTGGCCGAACTCACCCAGAACCGGACCGTCACCGCGTTCCTCGACGGCGACCGGGGCGGCGACCTCATCCGGAAGGAGCTCGCGCAGGTCGGGGACATCGACTACGTCGCGTTCGCGCCCGCGAACAAGTCGGTCGAGGACCTCGCGCGCCACGAGGTCATGTCCGCGCTCCGGAGCAAGCGCCCCTTCGAGGAGTCGATGGTCGAAGAGGCGCCGGAGGCCGAGGACAACGACGCCGAGACCGACGATGCCGACGCGGACGACGCGCAGGCGTCTGCCACCGACTCGCCCGCCGGCGAGGCCGGCCCGGCCGCGACCGACGGGAGCGCCCGTCCCGCGCCCGAGACCGACGGGGCCGTCGGGCCGACGCCCGACGCCGCGGCCGAGGTTGCCGACGCCGAGTCGCCCGACACCGCAGACGCCGGCGGGGCAGACGCCGGATCGGTCGGCGACGGCCCGGCAAGCGAGACCGTCGCGACGGACGCCGAGCCGGAGTCGACCGCCCCCGACGCGAGCACCGACGATTCGTCGACCCCCGACGAGCCCGCCGGTACCGCGGACGAGTCGACCGCGACGCCCGACGCCGAGGCCGACGACGCCCAACCCGCGACCCTCCGCGAGCACGTCGCGGCGGTCGTCGACGCCGAGACGGGCACCGCCCGCCTGCTGAACGACGCGTTCGAGACTGTCGCCGAGGTGGCGGCCGAGAACGCCTTCGACGCGGTCGAGCGCGCCGACGAGCCGCCGTACGCCGTGGTCGTCGACGCCACGGTCGACCAGCGGCTCCTTGACGTGTCGGCCCAGCGCGGAGTGGGGCAGGTCGTCGGCGCCGGCGTGGACGAGTTCGTCAAGCAGCCCGCGGACGTGCGGGTCCGGACCGCCGACCAGTTCTGA
- a CDS encoding glycosyltransferase, protein MRVLLVPELYRPDDATANGTLNDAVALVEEWLDRDPNLHVYWLLAPPAVADYDPEYVLADRDRVTLVEAEPFMHGHEHEDAFSETGYTEAQFRAIEEAVYERNGYVDVAVDQRVTGRYDLAKWLDRLGGGREASVEPTDVVGYIHDLRLPFKRHGRELPDDKPMKTELSAATVADGLWFKAGVDAARMREYGSEVLDDDFLDELLDDALETGSPLDFGEFEESYADEPEWLHVAGSGWGKKNLDVVMDAAETLYEEFGVRTLMTNMDPIPDGLADYPFVDAYPECSRERYEAALRECDLAVVASDHETMPRTPFEQAASGQVLVVRDEPWAYDCVPEDYRLAGGLGDLESLAVRAVENWDEAVAENRRLVDRVREVRGPEQCGRRTYRDLAARVERRISAFEASNNGDVLTAVESAAAAFDGEVPLDDLRERVSDRVDDPTVTDLVYALRSLGYADAGNPGTPAFVPGRDGTD, encoded by the coding sequence ATGCGCGTCCTCCTCGTCCCCGAACTCTATCGACCGGACGACGCGACGGCCAACGGCACGCTCAACGACGCCGTAGCACTGGTCGAGGAGTGGCTGGACCGCGACCCGAACCTCCACGTCTACTGGCTGCTCGCGCCGCCCGCGGTCGCGGACTACGACCCGGAGTACGTCCTGGCCGACCGCGACCGGGTCACCCTCGTCGAGGCCGAACCCTTCATGCACGGCCACGAGCACGAGGACGCCTTCTCCGAAACGGGGTACACCGAGGCCCAGTTCCGAGCCATAGAGGAGGCGGTCTACGAGAGGAACGGCTACGTCGACGTCGCGGTCGACCAGCGGGTGACCGGCCGGTACGACCTCGCGAAGTGGCTCGACCGCCTCGGCGGCGGGCGAGAAGCGAGCGTGGAGCCGACTGACGTCGTCGGCTACATCCACGACCTGCGGCTCCCGTTCAAGCGCCACGGACGGGAACTCCCCGATGACAAGCCGATGAAGACCGAACTGTCGGCCGCGACCGTCGCCGACGGACTCTGGTTCAAGGCCGGGGTCGACGCCGCGCGCATGCGCGAATACGGGAGCGAGGTGCTCGACGACGACTTCCTCGACGAACTGCTCGACGACGCGCTCGAGACGGGGAGTCCGCTCGACTTCGGCGAGTTCGAGGAGTCGTACGCGGACGAACCCGAGTGGCTCCACGTCGCGGGGTCGGGGTGGGGCAAGAAGAACCTCGACGTCGTCATGGACGCGGCCGAGACCCTCTACGAGGAGTTCGGCGTCCGCACCCTGATGACGAACATGGACCCGATTCCGGACGGGCTCGCGGACTACCCCTTCGTCGACGCCTATCCCGAGTGCTCCCGCGAGCGCTACGAGGCCGCGCTCCGCGAATGCGACCTCGCTGTCGTCGCCTCGGACCACGAGACGATGCCCCGGACCCCGTTCGAGCAGGCCGCCAGCGGGCAGGTGCTCGTGGTCCGGGACGAGCCCTGGGCCTACGACTGCGTGCCCGAGGACTACCGGCTCGCCGGCGGCCTCGGCGACCTCGAATCGCTGGCGGTCCGCGCGGTCGAGAACTGGGACGAGGCGGTCGCCGAGAACCGCCGGCTGGTCGACCGCGTGCGCGAGGTTCGAGGCCCCGAGCAGTGCGGTCGGCGGACCTACCGCGACCTCGCCGCGCGCGTCGAGCGCCGGATTTCGGCGTTCGAGGCGAGCAACAACGGCGACGTCCTGACCGCCGTGGAGTCGGCCGCCGCGGCGTTCGACGGGGAGGTCCCCCTGGACGACCTCCGAGAGCGCGTGAGCGACCGGGTCGACGACCCCACCGTCACGGACCTGGTGTACGCGCTGCGGTCGCTCGGCTACGCCGACGCCGGGAATCCCGGGACGCCGGCGTTCGTTCCGGGACGCGACGGTACCGATTAG
- the solA gene encoding N-methyl-L-tryptophan oxidase, which yields MTDRYDAVVVGVGGMGSAATYHLASRGLDVLGLERYDVPHDMGSSHGVTRIIRKPQYEDPAYVPLVRRAYDLWRDLEERTGRDLLRVTGGIDAGPPDSEVFAGSRRSCEARDIDHEVLSAAEVNDRFPGYDLPEGHRAVYQPDGGFLVPEQCIIAHVEAAQEEGAEVRAREPVAGFTALSDGGVRVTTAKDTYEAGRLVVTAGAWARKLLPELADVAVPERQVLAWLQPTAPERFDPENFPVFVHATEDGHYYGFPKYDVPGFKFGKFNHLEETADPDGMDREPRPEDERLLRAYAERYFPDGAGPTMRLATCMFTNTPDGHFILDTLPDRPQVTVGAGFSGHGFKFASAIGEVLADLAVDGETGRDVDLFGLDRFEDAP from the coding sequence ATGACCGACCGGTACGACGCCGTCGTCGTCGGCGTCGGCGGGATGGGAAGCGCGGCGACCTACCACCTCGCGTCGCGGGGCCTCGACGTCCTCGGGCTAGAGCGCTACGACGTGCCCCACGACATGGGGTCCTCGCACGGCGTCACCCGGATCATCCGGAAGCCACAGTACGAGGACCCGGCGTACGTCCCGCTCGTCCGCCGGGCCTACGACCTGTGGCGCGACCTCGAGGAGCGGACCGGCCGGGACCTCCTGCGCGTCACCGGCGGAATCGACGCCGGACCGCCCGACAGCGAGGTGTTCGCCGGGTCGCGACGGTCCTGCGAGGCCCGCGACATCGACCACGAGGTGCTGTCGGCGGCCGAGGTGAACGACCGGTTCCCCGGCTACGACCTGCCCGAGGGCCACCGCGCGGTGTACCAGCCCGACGGCGGCTTTCTCGTCCCGGAACAGTGCATCATCGCCCACGTCGAGGCCGCTCAGGAGGAGGGCGCCGAGGTCCGGGCGCGCGAGCCCGTCGCGGGCTTCACCGCGCTCTCGGACGGCGGGGTGCGCGTGACCACCGCGAAGGACACCTACGAGGCCGGCCGGCTCGTCGTGACGGCGGGCGCGTGGGCCCGGAAGCTCCTGCCCGAACTCGCCGATGTCGCGGTCCCCGAGCGCCAGGTGCTGGCGTGGCTCCAGCCCACCGCCCCCGAGCGGTTCGACCCCGAGAACTTCCCCGTGTTCGTCCACGCGACCGAGGACGGCCACTACTACGGCTTCCCGAAGTACGACGTCCCCGGATTCAAGTTCGGGAAGTTCAACCACCTCGAGGAGACTGCCGACCCCGACGGGATGGACCGCGAGCCCCGCCCCGAGGACGAGCGGTTGCTCCGGGCGTACGCCGAGCGCTACTTCCCGGACGGCGCGGGGCCGACGATGCGGCTCGCCACCTGCATGTTCACGAACACGCCCGACGGCCACTTCATCCTCGACACCCTCCCGGACCGCCCGCAGGTCACGGTGGGCGCTGGGTTCTCGGGCCACGGGTTCAAGTTCGCGAGCGCGATCGGCGAGGTGCTGGCCGACCTGGCGGTCGACGGCGAGACGGGGCGGGACGTCGACCTGTTCGGACTCGACCGGTTCGAGGACGCGCCGTGA
- a CDS encoding sugar phosphate isomerase/epimerase family protein yields MRPAIQLYTLRDLDEPLPDLLARVGETAFEGVEFAGLGDSDPEEIRDALDDAGLEAAGAHVGIEALEDDLAGVVEIYEALGCDRIVVPYLDESAFESEAAVSDTADRLSAIADRLDDRGVALGYHNHDHEFVDLGGESAYEHLADATDFDLELDLGWADAAGHDPADLLAEYGDRVPLVHLKDVADTTPVELGEGDLDVEASVEAAEDAGTEWLIYEHDRPDDPEASLAHGAETLADLLE; encoded by the coding sequence ATGCGACCTGCGATACAGTTGTACACGCTCCGCGACCTCGACGAGCCGCTGCCCGACCTCCTGGCCCGCGTCGGCGAGACCGCGTTCGAGGGCGTCGAGTTCGCCGGCCTCGGCGACTCGGACCCCGAGGAGATTCGGGACGCGCTCGACGACGCCGGCCTCGAAGCCGCGGGCGCCCACGTCGGCATCGAGGCGCTCGAAGACGACCTGGCGGGAGTCGTCGAAATCTACGAGGCCCTGGGCTGCGACCGCATCGTCGTTCCGTACCTCGACGAGTCGGCGTTCGAGAGCGAGGCGGCGGTGAGCGACACCGCCGACCGACTGTCGGCCATCGCCGACCGCCTCGACGACCGGGGCGTCGCGCTCGGCTACCACAACCACGACCACGAGTTCGTCGACCTCGGCGGCGAGTCGGCCTACGAGCACCTAGCCGATGCGACCGACTTCGACCTCGAACTCGACCTCGGGTGGGCCGACGCCGCCGGCCACGACCCGGCCGACCTGCTCGCCGAATACGGCGACCGCGTCCCGCTGGTCCACCTCAAGGACGTCGCGGACACCACGCCGGTCGAACTCGGCGAGGGCGACCTCGACGTCGAGGCCTCGGTCGAAGCCGCCGAGGACGCCGGAACCGAGTGGCTGATCTACGAGCACGACCGGCCCGACGACCCCGAGGCGTCGCTGGCCCACGGCGCCGAGACGCTGGCTGACCTGCTCGAGTAG
- a CDS encoding D-2-hydroxyacid dehydrogenase: MSERPDVLIPHYVSHSAREDLHEGLADVLPDLDLSVAATPPETDDLLSRAEVVLTDRFPAGKLDEAPELRWVQSLSAGVDHFPREEFSDEGVALTSASGVHAEPIGEQVLAYLLAFERNVQKGMTQKHRGVWENYGGRELRDETVGVLGLGAIGGRVAELASAFGCRVVGTKRDPQTAPDAVDEAYGPDGLYEVLAQSDYVVVAVPLTDETRGLIGADELGTMRSSAVLVNVARGEVVDEAALTEALQEGHLRGAALDVFEEEPLPADSPLWDLSNAILTPHMAGSTPHYYDRCADLFAENYEAFVAGDPDAMENRIV, translated from the coding sequence ATGAGCGAGCGACCCGACGTGCTGATACCGCACTACGTCTCCCACTCCGCCCGCGAGGACCTCCACGAGGGCCTCGCCGACGTCCTGCCGGACCTCGACCTCTCGGTCGCCGCGACGCCGCCGGAGACCGACGACCTGCTGTCGCGCGCCGAGGTCGTGCTGACCGACCGGTTCCCGGCCGGGAAGCTCGACGAGGCCCCGGAGCTCCGGTGGGTCCAGTCGCTCAGCGCGGGCGTCGACCACTTCCCGCGCGAGGAGTTCTCGGACGAGGGGGTCGCGCTCACCAGCGCCTCGGGCGTCCACGCCGAGCCCATCGGCGAGCAGGTGCTGGCCTACCTGCTGGCGTTCGAGCGTAACGTCCAGAAGGGGATGACACAGAAGCACCGCGGCGTCTGGGAGAACTACGGCGGCCGGGAGCTCCGGGACGAGACGGTCGGCGTCCTCGGACTGGGTGCCATCGGCGGTCGGGTCGCCGAACTCGCCTCGGCGTTCGGCTGCCGGGTCGTCGGCACCAAGCGCGACCCCCAGACCGCCCCGGATGCGGTCGACGAGGCGTACGGCCCCGACGGCCTCTACGAGGTGCTCGCGCAGTCGGACTACGTGGTCGTGGCGGTCCCGCTGACCGACGAGACCCGCGGGCTAATCGGCGCCGACGAGCTCGGCACGATGCGGTCGTCGGCCGTCCTCGTGAATGTCGCCCGTGGCGAGGTCGTCGACGAGGCGGCCCTGACCGAGGCGCTCCAGGAGGGCCACCTCCGCGGCGCCGCCCTCGACGTGTTCGAGGAGGAGCCGCTGCCGGCGGACTCGCCGCTCTGGGACCTCTCGAACGCCATCCTGACGCCCCACATGGCGGGGTCGACGCCCCACTACTACGACCGCTGCGCCGACCTGTTCGCCGAGAACTACGAGGCGTTCGTCGCGGGCGACCCCGACGCGATGGAGAACCGGATCGTCTGA